AATAGGGGTGTTCACGGTTTGGTTCGAAGCTAAAACCGTACCGAACcgcaaaatacaaaaaaaaacctCATATGAAATCGAACAGAACCACTCATTTGTGTCAAACCGAATCAAAACTGAACCGTTTATGAATAAATAAAACCGAGCCAAAACCGAACCGCTTATATATAAATATCAGAATTGTAATCTTTTTTATGAACATTATACATAAATAAAAGTCCTACAAAGTTAcaaacataaattaaatttataatttatataataattaagtacaAAATATAGAAGTCTCAACATTGTCGACATTCTGCCTATTGGctataatatacaaaattttaaacCTAACTTAGAATGAAAATAAAGGTTTGCATGCCAGAGGGTATCGTATTCATCTTTTAATGACGTTCAAGTTCCACTTCCATTACCATCTATCCTAAGTAAGTTAtacttatataattaattaagtaattataatttttttaaaaataaagcaATTCAATTTAGTTTTAGAATCGATTTAATGTCTTAAATCGAATCGAACCGTATAAACAAAATCGGATCCCATGCATACGATTTGTGTTCGATTGTGGTTGAATTTGTGGATGGATCCGATTTTGATCTAGTTTTTTAAGATCCCTAACTAAGGATAAGGATAAAGCCAGTAAAAAAGTCGTTGAAAACAAAGCAAACAAAAAACCAAACGCAGTTCACGGAGGCGGACGCACAAACTTCTCCGTCACGGCACTGACGCCACGCGCCCAACCCTTTGCTTTATCTCAGTCTTGACAAACGATATCTTGCCACCTCATCATTCCAATCAAATACTCGACCCGACCCGGACAAAGTCATTCCGACGTGTCAAAGTACCGAATTCAGAAAAATTTACCAATCATAACCTTCCACGTGGCGACAATCTCACTTCATTTCCggtatatataattattttctgTGTGTCTATCCACGGTATTGCTTCGCCATTTCCACACCCACAAAAACACGAGAACACGCAGCGTTATGGGGAAAGAGGCCGATTTTCCTAGACCTCCCTCGGAGGTGGAGGCGGAGCCGGAGCCGACGCCGATTGAGGGCGGCGCTACTGCTGCCGGGTCGGGGTTCAAGCTTACAGGATTCAATAACTTCACTCGAACGAATCCCAAATCGGATCGGTTTAAGGTTAAGCGGTTCCATCATATTGAGTTCTGGTGTACCGACGCTACGAATGTTGCTCGGAGATTCTCCTGGGGACTTGGTATGCAGATTGTGGCTAAATCGGATCTCTCCACCGGGAATATGACTCATGCTTCTTATCTCCTCCGTTCCGGCCAGCTTTGCTTTCTCTTCACCGCACCTTATTCGCCTTCCATTGCCGCCGCTCATAACCTTACTCCGGCATCCACTGCTTCAATCCCTAGTTTCGACCATTCCGTCTGCCGTGCCTTCTCCGGTACCCATGGATTTGGCGCTCGAGCAATCGCTCTTGAGGTTGAAGATGCTGAGATTGCCTTCAGAACGAGCGTTACACACGGTGCGAAACCTTCGTGTCCTCCGATTGTTCTCGATAATCGCGCTGTACTTTCAGAAGTTCATATGTATGGCGATGTTGTTTTGCGTTACATTAGCTACAAAAACCCGGTTTCTGGTGATAATGGCGAGAATAAACCAGACGATTGGTTCTTGCCGAAATTCGAGGCTATGGAGGAAACTGCTTCATTCCCACTTGATTTCGGGATTCGAAGACTGGATCATGCAGTCGGAAATGTGCCGGAGTTGGGACCGGCCGTATCTTACTTGAAAGGTTTCACTGGATTTCACGAGTTTGCAGAATTCACGGCGGAGGATGTGGGGACGAGTGAAAGCGGATTGAATTCGATGGTTCTGGCAAACAACGAGGAAATGGTTCTGCTACCGATAAACGAGCCGGTTTTTGGGACAAAGCGAAAGAGCCAAATACAGACGTATTTGGAGCACAACGAAGGAGCAGGAGTTCAGCACTTGGCATTGATGAGTGAGGATATTTTCAGAACCTTGAGGGAGATGAGGAAACGAAGTAGCGTCGGTGGATTTGAGTTCATGCCGTCGCCGCCGCCAACATATTACAAGAACTTGAAGAGCAGGGCGGGTGATGTGCTGACGGATGAGCAGATTAAGGAGTGCGAAGAATTGGGGATTCTAGTGGATAAAGATGATCAAGGAACTTTGCTTCAGATCTTCACCAAGCCCGTGGGAGATAGGTGCGTAATCAATTGCTTCCATTGAAAACCAtggcatttttttttttcttctatcttTGGTTCTAATTCAAATTCCAGTTGAATTTTGCCATATTATATTTTCATACCCTTTGAATAGTTGTAGTATCTGTGCATAACATTGTTGGATTGCTTCTCTATACGTTATTGAGCTGCAAAGGTCGTAATGAAATTGTCCTGTTTTCTTCACCTCCATGGATGATCCCTTATCTGGTAGTAGAGCTCTTAGAGTGCAagtataattaaatttaccacATCCCATCTCGGAGTTAGTCATGTTTTCGAACCTCTTTAGTATCATGTTAAAAGTgttcaaataatcaaatttatCATAAGTCATAACCCATCATCTTTAAGCTTTTTTGAGTCGATCAATAATTTAGCAGATCATGGTTTTGTCTTCCATGATAAGAACAGCTATAATAGCAAAAGATACTCTATTTTCTACCCTCATAGGAGGATGAGGGTgaggagaagaagaagctgAAGAAGAATCCACTTTTGTCTCCTTGAGTTCAACCCGCTGCCCTTTTGGTCGAACTTATAATGACCTAACCAGTTGAGTTATAGTTTAGTGTCGATGGAGGTTGCAATTCCATGGAAATATAAACATTGGTGTTTCTAATCAATCTGAACTATATAATTCACATATGCGCTATCTTGTAACACTTTCTTTCTTCGATATTGATAGATTTAATCCATAGCTTCATAACTTCATATACATATTCTATGCAGGCCTACCATATTTATTGAGATAATTCAGAGATTGGGATGCATGATGAAGGATGAAGAGGGGAAAGCATATCAGAAAGGAGGGTGTGGTGGCTTTGGAAAAGGAAACTTCTCCGAACTTTTCAAATCCATTGAAGAATACGAGAAGACTCTTGAAGCCAAACGAGTTTCGGAGTCAGCTGATGCTTGAAAATCAATTCCATTCAGTCTAACATATCGAAGCCACACTAATAAGGTACTTTATACTTGTTGCAGTAAAAGCAGCAATAGAAACCCAACGAAGCTATTTATTAGCTTCATGAGTTCTCTGTATAGTTTCTAATGCATCTTTATTTGTCTCATCTTAGTAAGTAATTGTGTGAACTAAACCAACTTCTATTAATAAAATCAGCAGCTGTTTTCGTATTGAGTTCATCCGATAGGCCCTTGAAACTTTCTTCTTTTGTGTAAATAAAGTAATAGAAACTTCAGAGATCTGTCATCAGAAAGAATTGGAGTCCATTATTAGAACTCTCAATTCGTTAGATGTGTTTGTTGCAAGATACAAAATGCTATTTGAAAGTCAAAACCATCATTTTCTTGTTAAATCTTGTCAAATCTTTCCTGCAGAAACATGTGAATCCTTAGCTGAATTCTCCAAAACCGATCGTAAcccaaaaactaaaaatcacAGCAAGAAGTATCAAAGAGCTTAATTTTCACATAAAAAGATTCAAATGGTTATCCTATGATACCTTAATACCAATGAAATAGAAGTTGAAATGTGTTAGCCTGATGAGTGTAGACCTTCTATAATCATGCAAATAGCTTCAAGTAGTTTGAGGTTTGTTTTCACAAGTGTTATTGTCTATTTTGACTTACAATCTGAAAGTTAAAACATTATTCTTTTTCTAGAAGGTTCGGTGAAAACTAATATATCATTTAAAGATGTTTTAAGTTAGGATTAAGAATGAAAATGATAGGTATTATCATACTACTATGAATTTTAAGTTTTTGTACTCTTTTGAACCAAAAGAACAATGATTAGAATTCAAGACGTGTTAAAATAGTATTAGGTATTTTGTGATCTAAAAAAGACAAAAGGATGGGATAAGTTTTGCCCTACTCAGTGTCATCATATGAATATTATTTGTACTTGAGCAAGGTTGACAGGGCTCGAGGACCATGTGGCAGATCATGTGATACCTTAATTGGTCGTCCTATGTTATCATTTGAATGTATGGTTTAACTATAAACTTATATAAATAATTGTTTCACCGAGAGTTCGAGAGTTGTTTGGTTGTGTAACTTACAAAGTAAAAGATGATATGttttttaaggttttttttcttttgtagatTATGATCGATCTCTCACCTCTAAGATTATTAGAAACGATTAGTTTTTTTGGTTGTGAGGATGATCTCTATCATACCATTTTCATCGGTATTAGGTTCTTTAATGCATGATAACTTAAATAAGTTGGACATTGGATACCTATTTTAGTTCTTAATAAAAGTTTCCAACTCTATCggatatatttgtttatttttcggTGGTTAGTTAAATGAATGGATGGAAGTAATATCAAAGTAGATTCTTTTTTCAACTGTGGTGGAGAATTGTGTTGTTAAATGGTATATGGAGTTTTGTATACTAAATTGTGTTTAGATGAAGATGGAAATATATATGCCCACATACTTAATTCGTGAGTAAAGTAATAATCTAAATAGATTTTAGGTAAATTTTCATTTAGGCTCCATTTTGGgatttgtatcaatttaaatcataaattgataattgtattaatttaaatcttGAACTTGGGAAGATGTATcaattttaatcttgaatatcaatttaaatcctaAATTTTTACAAGTGTATCAATTTAGATCATGAACTTAAATAACTGTATCAATCTAGTTTTACTTAGATACACTTATGAAAGTTGTGggtttaatttaatatatgtatatcagctcaaagtttaaattgatacatttaTAAAAGTCTAAGATTTAAATTGATGTTTAAGTTAATACAACTCCAAAGTTGTGGGTTTaatttctcaagattcaaatcacatttgaatatatcgaaggtcaaagtttgacttttcaaagtaaaaagtgtttacaattttgactatttccatcattttcgagcttccaagtatgaatctgcatccatatgtttaatatttaaatctcatttcaATATAAAGCTCTATATCTAATCTAATAACTGACAAGTATAACTCATATATTTGTTGATTTCTCTCTCCTCACCTAAATcaaacaattcgactcattccatcatactgttttaagtttattccatatgaacgagcagaggaacctaatggacctatagatcgtaggctccaacgatctgagattaactgactaaactcttttagatcgagctaatcaacatccATTAACTAGCAGGAATttcactaaagtctcgtagttgcactcttcccactatagatatatttgtgtccatttgatataatcaTGATCACTAAGTTAATCCTTAATAGGTTGTTTGTAACATCGGTTGgttcaaattattattttacccCCGAAACTACATTACTtcttaagtctcactgatccactattaaataattggtttaagatccaacctataaaATGAATCTttaatgagagggtggggccctttgttcaagacttggattcaattcttaagggaacaatctatctactaaccttaaagcaAGTCTTTTACCATATGTGGAACTATCTACTCGAGCTTACCCTGAAATGGAAGGTTTATTGAGCCAACATtgatgagttgccctcacctatgcagaccTAAGGATAATTTTATGTGGACAGGAgtttatagttagctcaagattaagattaagttaactaggtcatcaataatcgaaatagttacTTTTAAATAGGGGAGTAAACGGGTTGAGTTAGGTTGGGTTAAGAGACATTCTCAACTCAACCCATATTTCGGGTTGGTTGGGTTGTCAACCCGAATTAAGTTTCCAACCCAACCCTACACATAAAATATGAGTTgggttgtattattatttttttttttttcatttctaaattttaagGTTTGTAAATGGAAATCATCAAGCATAAATCGAATATGTTTCGCATCAagttaagcaaaaaaaaaaactcttcgAACTAATaagattgtttaatttttattaaataaataaataataatataatataacatgtatatatatatatatatatatatatatatatatatatatatatgttgacccaaattttcaaccctccaacccaacccgaaaaaaataaaaaatttcaacccACCTAACCCATATTTTAAACTAACCCGGGCTATTCTTACATCCttagttttaaatagtaaacgacattgtaacgtaaaagtgactaatTCATAGTTTAGTCTTATGtaaaactctttacataggatatcccgttttcatgtctctacatgattCAATATCATatattgtttgtactaactataaagtGGGCCGCATTCATAGTGTTTCCAAAATAAGGTGTCCAACGTTATTCGTATACTATAGATTATTTAAGTTATATTCTCGAACTTTATTCACGTTTATGTctatataaaattcaaatttactCAAGATAGCCTCTAGCCCTTAGttaattgaatttaagattgtaatatttaattttactaataatttctcaataacaattttattgaatagaatatga
This region of Cucumis melo cultivar AY chromosome 7, USDA_Cmelo_AY_1.0, whole genome shotgun sequence genomic DNA includes:
- the LOC103504117 gene encoding 4-hydroxyphenylpyruvate dioxygenase produces the protein MGKEADFPRPPSEVEAEPEPTPIEGGATAAGSGFKLTGFNNFTRTNPKSDRFKVKRFHHIEFWCTDATNVARRFSWGLGMQIVAKSDLSTGNMTHASYLLRSGQLCFLFTAPYSPSIAAAHNLTPASTASIPSFDHSVCRAFSGTHGFGARAIALEVEDAEIAFRTSVTHGAKPSCPPIVLDNRAVLSEVHMYGDVVLRYISYKNPVSGDNGENKPDDWFLPKFEAMEETASFPLDFGIRRLDHAVGNVPELGPAVSYLKGFTGFHEFAEFTAEDVGTSESGLNSMVLANNEEMVLLPINEPVFGTKRKSQIQTYLEHNEGAGVQHLALMSEDIFRTLREMRKRSSVGGFEFMPSPPPTYYKNLKSRAGDVLTDEQIKECEELGILVDKDDQGTLLQIFTKPVGDRPTIFIEIIQRLGCMMKDEEGKAYQKGGCGGFGKGNFSELFKSIEEYEKTLEAKRVSESADA